From a region of the Toxotes jaculatrix isolate fToxJac2 chromosome 7, fToxJac2.pri, whole genome shotgun sequence genome:
- the LOC121185146 gene encoding C-C motif chemokine 3-like, which produces MAPRGDAKLFFCSLLITCYCSVTMAQMAMDCCLTVANKTIEKQFIADYYQQTSGRGCSIDATILVTRRERTLCAPPGEFWVQEVVKHVENLKKACKKNRKLIRCKGMKKL; this is translated from the exons ATGGCTCCGAGGGGTGATGCCAAACTCTTCTTCTGCTCCCTCCTCATCACCTGCTACTGCTCGG TGACAATGGCGCAGATGGCCATGGACTGCTGCTTGACTGTCGCAAACAAAACTATTGAGAAACAGTTTATTGCAGACTACTATCAACAAACCAGTGGAAGAGGCTGCTCTATTGATGCCACAAT TCTGGTGACCAGGCGTGAAAGGACACTCTGTGCGCCTCCTGGAGAATTCTGGGTCCAAGAGGTGGTGAAACATGTGGAGAACCTGAAGAAAGCgtgcaagaaaaacagaaag TTGATTCGTTGCAAAGGAATGAAGAAGCTGTAG